Proteins co-encoded in one Taeniopygia guttata chromosome 4, bTaeGut7.mat, whole genome shotgun sequence genomic window:
- the RWDD4 gene encoding RWD domain-containing protein 4 isoform X2: MAANEDQEMELEALRSIYEGDLCFRELSPVSFQYRIGESGDPKAFLIEVSWPETYPQTAPVISMDAFFNNTISSAIKQSILDKLMVEVEANLGTAMTYTLFEYAKDNKEVFMENQPVNTVTSVSNSISIGTPDVPPSKKKEKKEQLSKTQKRKLADKTDNKGELPRGWNWVDVIKHLSKTGSKDDE, encoded by the exons ATGGCGGCCAACGAGGACCAGGAG ATGGAGCTGGAAGCGCTGCGCTCCATCTACGAGGGAGACCTGTGCTTCAGGGAGCTCAGCCCGGTGTCCTTCCAGTACAGG ataGGAGAAAGTGGAGATCCCAAAGCCTTTCTAATAGAAGTTTCTTGGCCAGAAACATATCCACAAACAGCACCAGTCATATCAATGGATGCTTTCTTCAACAACACAAT ATCTTCAGCTATTAAGCAAAGTATATTGGATAAGTTAATGGTAGAAGTTGAAGCAAATCTCGGAACTGCAATGACATACACACTTTTTGAATATGCCAAAGACAATAAGGAGGTGTTCATGGAAAATCAACCTGTTAACACTGTG acTTCAGTAAGCAATAGTATTTCAATTGGAACTCCTGATGTGCCACCAAgtaagaaaaaagagaaaaaggagcaGTTATCCAAAACCCAGAAACGAAAACTAGCCGATAAAACAG ATAACAAAGGAGAGCTTCCACGAGGATGGAACTGGGTTGACGTAATAAAG CAT TTAAGCAAAACTGGTTCTAAAGATGATGAATAA
- the RWDD4 gene encoding RWD domain-containing protein 4 isoform X3, producing MAANEDQEMELEALRSIYEGDLCFRELSPVSFQYRIGESGDPKAFLIEVSWPETYPQTAPVISMDAFFNNTISSAIKQSILDKLMVEVEANLGTAMTYTLFEYAKDNKEVFMENQPVNTVTSVSNSISIGTPDVPPSKKKEKKEQLSKTQKRKLADKTDNKGELPRGWNWVDVIKLSKTGSKDDE from the exons ATGGCGGCCAACGAGGACCAGGAG ATGGAGCTGGAAGCGCTGCGCTCCATCTACGAGGGAGACCTGTGCTTCAGGGAGCTCAGCCCGGTGTCCTTCCAGTACAGG ataGGAGAAAGTGGAGATCCCAAAGCCTTTCTAATAGAAGTTTCTTGGCCAGAAACATATCCACAAACAGCACCAGTCATATCAATGGATGCTTTCTTCAACAACACAAT ATCTTCAGCTATTAAGCAAAGTATATTGGATAAGTTAATGGTAGAAGTTGAAGCAAATCTCGGAACTGCAATGACATACACACTTTTTGAATATGCCAAAGACAATAAGGAGGTGTTCATGGAAAATCAACCTGTTAACACTGTG acTTCAGTAAGCAATAGTATTTCAATTGGAACTCCTGATGTGCCACCAAgtaagaaaaaagagaaaaaggagcaGTTATCCAAAACCCAGAAACGAAAACTAGCCGATAAAACAG ATAACAAAGGAGAGCTTCCACGAGGATGGAACTGGGTTGACGTAATAAAG TTAAGCAAAACTGGTTCTAAAGATGATGAATAA
- the RWDD4 gene encoding RWD domain-containing protein 4 isoform X1, translating into MAANEDQEMELEALRSIYEGDLCFRELSPVSFQYRIGESGDPKAFLIEVSWPETYPQTAPVISMDAFFNNTISSAIKQSILDKLMVEVEANLGTAMTYTLFEYAKDNKEVFMENQPVNTVTSVSNSISIGTPDVPPSKKKEKKEQLSKTQKRKLADKTDNKGELPRGWNWVDVIKHVSIFKFSFFTLFFESFIRKSKNCFLF; encoded by the exons ATGGCGGCCAACGAGGACCAGGAG ATGGAGCTGGAAGCGCTGCGCTCCATCTACGAGGGAGACCTGTGCTTCAGGGAGCTCAGCCCGGTGTCCTTCCAGTACAGG ataGGAGAAAGTGGAGATCCCAAAGCCTTTCTAATAGAAGTTTCTTGGCCAGAAACATATCCACAAACAGCACCAGTCATATCAATGGATGCTTTCTTCAACAACACAAT ATCTTCAGCTATTAAGCAAAGTATATTGGATAAGTTAATGGTAGAAGTTGAAGCAAATCTCGGAACTGCAATGACATACACACTTTTTGAATATGCCAAAGACAATAAGGAGGTGTTCATGGAAAATCAACCTGTTAACACTGTG acTTCAGTAAGCAATAGTATTTCAATTGGAACTCCTGATGTGCCACCAAgtaagaaaaaagagaaaaaggagcaGTTATCCAAAACCCAGAAACGAAAACTAGCCGATAAAACAG ATAACAAAGGAGAGCTTCCACGAGGATGGAACTGGGTTGACGTAATAAAG CATGTAAGTATTTTCAAGTTCtctttttttactcttttctttGAAAGCTTTATAAGAAAGAGTAAGAACTGCTTCTTATTTTAG